TTACTGAAATCAGCAGACGTGGTGACGGAATAGCGAAGATCGAAGGATTCATCATCTTCGTCCCCGATGCCAAAGTTGGACAGCAAACTAGAATTAAGATCGTTCATATTGGAAACCGATTTGCCAATGGTCAGATAGTCGAAGCCGTAGAAAAAGAAGAAACAACCGACTAAGCTTCTAATAAGAAGCATAGTAATGTGATGTCGAAGAATTCTGGCGGGAGGCAGATTACGTCATTCCGCCAATTTTTTTTAAAAAAGGAGATTGTTCCTTCATTTCAGTGTTTTCAATTATCTCTTATTCTTTCGTCATCATTCCGATGAGCTCATAACGCTTTTTTGATGACAAAAGTATATCATCGATTATATACAAAATCTCTTTACACTGATTAATACTAATCGATTTTTTAATAGAGATCTTTGAAAAAAGATCATAAAGCAAGGCAATTGTACTTAACATATCCGTATCCACATCTATCATCTCATTTAATTTATTTACATCTTCTATCTTACCTAATCTGACGATAGTCTCATATCCATGAGCCTCCATAAGTTTAAACTCATTAAATAGATCAAGAAGTTTGAGGTAAATTTTATTGAGGTTCTCCTTTTTTCTTTCACTTTGGGTTTTACCCATCAGATCATCAATAGTTTGAAGTACATATGCTGTCTGTGTAGTCAGACGATTACTTATCAGTTTATCCACTTCTCTCATTTTCGTCGAAGTCGAGTGGGCTGTGTTTATAGCTCGTTGAAGTCTTGAAGCAAGTATTCGTGCCTCTTTTATCTGTTCAGCCTTACCAGCCGACCCACTATCGCCATTGGATCTATTAGTCATTATTGATTCTTTGTCTTTTTTAATTCTTTAAATTGTTTTCCTTAACTATAACTAACGATTCAATAAAAATAACTAAACCAAAGATTTGAAATAATTCTTGATTTCGTTTACTCCATGAGCCTCTTTTCAGAAAGACTTTTCAAATTAGTGAAAACACCTTTGAATTTATCTGACAATATGTTCATGTATAGTTCTATTTCCCCATCGTTCATGTACTGGAACATATATGGTCCAGAATATGGGCTAGGATCACCCATTCTAGTCATAAATTCTATATGCATCAACGGGTCGCCTTCCTTGATAGTTATAGGTTGCCTATCATTACTCAAGTTTACAAGCTCTAAAGCCAGCCTACCTACGAATCCACTATGAACCTTAGCAGCATTTAGGAAAGATAGACCCATTCGTCCATATTTGCTCTTTGCAGTAAGATGAGCAACATATCCAATAGGTGCGAATACTATTTCATGAGAAATAAGATTTTTATGTTCGAGATAGTTTAGTGTAGTTTCCTCCTTAACTGTTAGGACGTAGCCATCCCCATCTAGCAATCTAGATTCAAAGGGATGTATACACTTATACTGATCGACCAGATCGATAAGTTCACTTTTACCCAAGATACACATTTACAGCACAACATAACATTATGAAAAGTAGCATTAAAAACATTTATTGAAACATTTATTTAATATTCAATATTTACATACTATCTTCTTTTGTACTATAAATCTTCTTTATCTTTAGAAGTGTATAGATTAAAATGAATAAAAGAGAGGCAGGCCCTATGATCATCATAAACCAATCGGCTAAATAAAGAAGACTACTTTCTCCAACAATCTTCCCAAAGTAGTAGAATGAGCCAGTGAAATAGTTGAACGACCAATGGAGAAGAACTGCGCCAGGAAAACCGTGGTAGAGGTAGATCAAGCCTAAAATAATCCCAACAAGGGAAGTTGTGGTTACCTTACCAATCTCCCACCCACCCCCAAGCGCGATATGGGCAAAGCCGAATAAGAGTCCGCTTATCATTACTACTAAATAGAGAATCTTTTTATCTAAATTTCTTAGTTCACGTATATATTCTGCTGGATTCCATAAGGCCTTAATGAAATTGAAGTAAGCACCCCTTACGATCAATATAGTAATTGTCGCTGTCCCTAATGTGAATATTCGGAATATTATCTCCTCAATTATCGGGGCTACAGAGTCAGATAAAAAATCCAATATTGGATTCGTTTCAGGGAGAGAGCCTGTCGGGATACCTGCACTTTCCTGTAATAGCGAAATAAAGATTATCACCAACAAAAGGGCCGAGAAAGTTACAGCAATTGTTGATAAAGTGTTATCGAAGATTGTTTTCAACCCATCATTCAAAGAAATCCTAGGAATTCTATGCAATTTTTGACGGGGGCCAATCATAGCATTAACGAAGACAAATAAGTAGATGAGCCAAAAAAGCATGAAGAGAGTTTTTACATCATTGGTTGAACTTCTACCCAAATCTGTGAAGAATAATATGTATAATCCCAAAGGGAAAGAAAATATCATAAGACCTATCAACAAAAAAACCATTATCAAGTAAGTTAGTGTAAGTACAGATTTTAGATTGTTGTAGCTAGAATGGATTTCTGTCAACCTCTCTTGTCACTAATCTAGGCACAAATTTAAGCTTAATTCTACATATTTTTGCTTAAAGCTTAATTTAATAATTAGAACAGTATTTATTGACGCTCGATCATTAAGAAATGCATGGCAAATATCTTCAAAGATAAAATAGTTTTTGT
This portion of the Candidatus Methylarchaceae archaeon HK02M2 genome encodes:
- a CDS encoding CPBP family glutamic-type intramembrane protease, yielding MTEIHSSYNNLKSVLTLTYLIMVFLLIGLMIFSFPLGLYILFFTDLGRSSTNDVKTLFMLFWLIYLFVFVNAMIGPRQKLHRIPRISLNDGLKTIFDNTLSTIAVTFSALLLVIIFISLLQESAGIPTGSLPETNPILDFLSDSVAPIIEEIIFRIFTLGTATITILIVRGAYFNFIKALWNPAEYIRELRNLDKKILYLVVMISGLLFGFAHIALGGGWEIGKVTTTSLVGIILGLIYLYHGFPGAVLLHWSFNYFTGSFYYFGKIVGESSLLYLADWFMMIIGPASLLFILIYTLLKIKKIYSTKEDSM